Within the uncultured Draconibacterium sp. genome, the region CGCTCAACCGTAAGGAAACGGTTGCCTGTAAGCAAAATTCCGCCGGCACATCCCTGGTGACACGATTTCAGTTCCAGAAAATCGAGCACCGGAACCTCTTCGTTCTCCATGCGTTCCAGAATTTTAACTACGTTGTGGATGCCGTCTACCGCCATCGAATTGCGTTTAAAGTGTCGTGCCTCGCCACGCGGAAGACTCCACAAAATTCCATCGAGCGTTAGGTTTTTGCGCAATGGAGCCGTATCAGTTTTTTCTTCCTTTTCAATAACCCGCATGATGTGATTGTACAAATCACTCATTTTAATCAGGCCATCAACCGCCGATACTTCTTCGCCCAAAGGACGTTTTACAGCAGCCATTTTTGCCGAACAGGGCGACACATAAAAAGTACCTATTTCTTCGCGTTCAATTCCTTTCTTGCTCAACAGCTCAATGGCATGACAAGCTGCCAAATCGTGAGGTGCTTTTACCGGAACAATATTATCAACCAATGAAGGATAGCGCGATTGTATTAAACGAACAATGGCCGGACAAAATGACGATATCATCGGTTTATGCGTCGATTTTTCAACTTCTTGTTTTATCTCATCAATCAACATCCCAATGGGCTGCTCCACCTCAAAGATGTGTGTAAATCCGAGTTTCAAAAGTGCCTCGTAAATTTTCCCTTCGCTATAAATTTCGGGAAACTGCCCAATCATTACCGC harbors:
- a CDS encoding [Fe-Fe] hydrogenase large subunit C-terminal domain-containing protein, whose amino-acid sequence is MKVVEKYHAITVDTDKCTGCTHCMKACPTEAIRIRGGVANINSDRCVDCGNCLRACPVDAFYVEHDSLEQLNKYKYRVVLFPAVMIGQFPEIYSEGKIYEALLKLGFTHIFEVEQPIGMLIDEIKQEVEKSTHKPMISSFCPAIVRLIQSRYPSLVDNIVPVKAPHDLAACHAIELLSKKGIEREEIGTFYVSPCSAKMAAVKRPLGEEVSAVDGLIKMSDLYNHIMRVIEKEEKTDTAPLRKNLTLDGILWSLPRGEARHFKRNSMAVDGIHNVVKILERMENEEVPVLDFLELKSCHQGCAGGILLTGNRFLTVERLQKRSKRYPNASSIDISAVSCLGIKDKMKADPIEPRYVFALDTDRLKALEKMQKVERILCQLPGIDCGSCGAPNCHALAEDMVQGKAKMTDCIFLQNRYLNEKKITIEKATKNLEKAWGRNRFDADCNRRGGRNEGF